CCCTCCCATTGCAAAACACCTACTCCTTCAGGTAGGACCCAGGAGCCCTGACTGCAGATAGGAATGTAAAGGCCCCCAGGCGGAGCTATGGAGTCCAACTGACTGCAACAGACGTACCCTGGTTGGAGGGGTCCCAGGTGATCTGAACACAAATGTCTTATGGCACATGTACCTCCTCAGTGATGCTCTCTCCTCCAGTAGTAGTAGGCATGTCATGGCTGGGCTGGCTCTAGGTGCCCTCATTATAGGTAGGAAGGAAAGCGTTGCCAAGGACAGATTTGCCGTCTACAGTGCTGGCCTCTCCGATTGCAACAGGGATGCAATAGGCTGACAGCGTCTCCCAACACGAGCTATGGCGCTGGGTGTCCCACAGGGTCTTGCTCCAAAGCTGAGTGTTCCAGACAAGGAGCTGCAGCCTGGGACATACACACTGACCCCAAAGCTGCCACGATCTCAAAGGGCGCGCAAGCCCCGTAACCCCAAGTGGGTCTGAAGTGCTACTGGCAGAAGGTGAGCTGCAGTTCTCAGTGCTGTGTGTGTCGGCGGCAGCTCCAGAGCAGGACAGAGTGGCCGTGCCAGTGGGGAAAACAACTGAAGTGTCACCAAAAGCTGGCTGGGTGTTGACAGAGATGTAAAATTTGGAATATGGGAGCGTCGGACTCCCCAGAGCTGACTGCCGTTGGGTTCCAGGGCCGCAGTTCAGGCTAAGGAAGGAGGTCCTGCTGGGGCTGCCAGGATTCCCAAAGGGAAAGAGCTGTTAAAGCTGTCAAGAAGAGGCCAGAATCAACAGGCTGGGAATTGAGGATGTTACCTATATTGACTTCATCAGAGTCCAAGGCAGGCTTGGAGGGTGAGTCTGAAGAGTCCTGGAGTGAGGCTACTGCAGAGGCAGTGGTGGGTGGGCCAGAAAAGACAGGGGCATTGAAGAGAGTAGCTTCCTATTGCTGCCCATATAGGCTCCCAAATTGCAGCTAAAGGGTGACCCCTGCCCCAAAAGGAAGGGGGAAGTTTCCAGTAGGGCCGCTGGCCATCTAAGCAGGTGGGCTAGTGGCAGCTGTGGCCTTTGCAGGGGTTATTTGCTCCACGCTGAGAGCGGCCTGGTCACGTGGGAGGGAGCTCACGCTGGAGCCTGGTGGAGACCTGGGGATGAAAGCCTGGCAAGGCAGAGTGCTGTCTGTGGCCGTCATACCAAAGTCCAAAGCACCCTCTGAGGTCCAGTCCGCAGATGGGCTGACTGGGCCATTGAGGGTGACTGCAGAAGCAGTGATGAGCTGGCTGGTAAAGACAGGGGACACTAGTGAAAGAGACTTGAAGAGGAGTCTgtaagaaaaagggaagagaatccACACACATAGATGTAGGTGACTcggttctccagagaaggtgCTAGGAGGTGGTAAGCGAAGTAGAAGATCCTGCAACTGTGACTGCGGAACTGGAACGCAAAGGGCCTCTATTCTCATTATTAAGCAGAACCCCAAAGATGggccagaatctataaagagcgaTGGTAGGAATAGCAAAAGGACGGTTAGACACTCTGCGTCTCATTTCGTGATGGAGATCTGGTGTGGGGGTAGGTAAAGGGGCAGGTAGGATTGGGGCCAAACAGACAAGTAGGGCAGGTCAGTGACTGCTAATTTGGTAGTTTCTGGAATCTGCAAGGGGAAAGTGGCCAATGGCGAAGTAAGCGCATTCCCTGTGAGAGCGGGCGCGCCGAGGGGAACTGCTGTCTGAGGTGGTCTGAGTTGCATCCTCCAACCCTGTGGCTGCATCTTCCTTGCGGTGCTGTGTTTTCTCCAGGCTGATGTCTTCGGCAATGACCGTGCAAGGAAGGTGGGGGGCGCAAGCCTCTCACTGTGACCCCACAGCGGTGGCAATAGCAGCAGCAGTGGCAAAACTCGTGGCGTTGGCATTTTGTTTCTAGGACCTGCAACCAACAGGTGTGGCTGGGGAATTTCTCCTTGACAGACTCCCGAAAAGCCTTTCTCTCTTGAGTCTTTTTCTTTGACTTCATAAGGTTAGAGAGCTGAGTCCGTGGCCTTCATCAAGCTCTTCCTTCCTCACCCTCTCTGGTAGCAGGGGCAGGAAATGGCAGGGCTAGACACAcctgctgcccctctgcctcACTCCTGCAGACAAGCGGGAGGCCTCCAACAGGGCTGTACCGCCTTTGGGTAAGGAGTTCATGGAAGGCGTCTGTGGTGTCTTACCCAAGCTACCTTCTTGGAATAGAAGTTTCCCTTCTGAGGCTCAGGATGCTCCCAAACGTGCGACAACTTCTTCTGTCGCCAGAGACCTAGATCTTGATGGTATGTGCTCACCCCTAAGGGGGCCCCTTTCTGGAAGTCCCGACTTTTGCACGCTTTTCTATGGTCTTCTTTTGATATCCCCTTCCTTCACGCCCCtggtgacttcagctcagtttttttttttttttcttaaagtgaaaaaaattttaatttctttctttcttctgagagagggagcatgtgggaacagcagagagagcaagacagagagaatccccagcaggctctgaactggcagtggggagcccgatgtggggctcaaactcacaaactgtgagatcatgacctgagctgaaatcaagagtcggatgttcaaccgactgagccaccgaggcgcccctttaGCTCAGTCTCCTTGAAACAAGGCTCTGGAGGGTGACTGGATGGCCCTGGCCTTACAGAGGTGACTACCTGATTAGAtgacaaaggaggaagagagtcaGTGTGTGTCCAGGAGGAGGGATCTTTAGCATTCCCGAGTGGACAGACACTATGAGGCACACGCAGAGAGCAGCGGCTCCTTCGGAGCGTCCCCCCGGGCCCACCAGAGAGGAGCACTGAGGCTGCCTGATCCGATACCTCCCATTTGGCAAAGGGCCAGATCCAGGCAGAAATGCCTGGGGGAAGGGCCAAGGAGAGGTGCAGGGTGATCTCAGCCGGAATGAGAAGCACAtgtgtgggagggtggggggacagggcaAGAGAGAAGCTTGCTGGGGAAGTTGCCCATGAAGGACGATTTGTGTGCTGTTGGGAGTGTGGTATGAAATGTGGAGGGCTCTCCTGGCTCCGCGCTCCTCCGTGGCAAAACGTGCACCGTTCGGCCTGAGGCTTGTGGCGCAGCACTGGAACCTGGGACAAAAAAGCACACCAGCTAAGCCCACACCCACAAAGGGCATGAGGAAAAGTTGCCAAAGGCAAAGGGCAGGGCCCAGAGACCGAATCCCGGCAGGACTTTCTAGCATTTCCTGACCTCCCACTGCTGGGTGCAGGTTCCAGACGGGCCTGGCAATTTGGTGAGACTGTTAAAGACTCTAAATTCCAAGAGCCCACAGGACTGCCACCTCGGTGCCTAactggagggcagaggcagaggcaacCTGTGGTTGGGAGTCAGCCAGCCCATTTCCCTACGGTCACCAGaggacagagcctgctcaggGCCACAGCAGGAGAGCATCCTAGATCTTGCCAAGAAGGCTGTGACGTGCCTGAAAGAAAATGCATATGTTAGATAGATGAGCTTCATTCAGTCATGAGTATACTGCTATTAACtctgagttcaatgttaatgaatcaacaatacaGCACATccaaaaggaggaagaaactCACTGGTCTGTAGATGAAGCCACTCAAGAAAGTGTAAATAGTAACTTGTGTAGTGTGTGGTGAAGCAATGAGAAAGATGTGAAAGCAGCTGAAGTTGTGGATTTgtgagatgaagaaaaaaaaaaaaggataggagAGCATTATTGTGAGCTGaaagccaaaactgagagtcatgTTACCCAgatggggaaaatattaaaaccCTGATCCGCCAGTGCTAGTTGGCTTGCACATTTCAAGAGGCAATACATTATAAACAGTGTTAAGGCAGGTCCTGCAGATCAGGAAATGTTACAGGAAAAGCATTAGGTGGAAGAGTAGGTTTCAATGCCAACGAGACTGGCTTGTTTTACTAGGCTTTTGGCAAAGGAACGTATATAATGCAAATGGCCTCCAAATCACCAGTCTTCAAATTATTCAAGTATCGTGCAATCTTGCAGTTGTGTGTCAATACCAACAGCAACCAACTTTAAGTACGAGCCCATAAAGGTGTAGAGAACTTCAAATCCACCAGAACTTAAAAGGAAACTCTGGTTCAGGAGTTCGGCATATGCCATACACCAGTCCGCTGCAGGTGGaacaaaaaaaatttgagagATGTCAGAAGCATTCTGGGATGCTTCCACAACTGCTCATCCAAGAAGCTATATTTACTGCTATCTCCAGGGCAAATACTTTGCCTCCAGGGTTGTGTTAATTTTGGAGAATGCCCATTGGCCCATTGTTACGAACTCGCAAATGCCCACCCCAACCTACATGTTCTTTTCATGCCCCTAAACACTGTCATCCAACCTCTCAATCAGGACATGACATAAAAGCTTTCGTGGTACGCCACATGAGGGAGCTTTATACTAAAGCTTACAACACCAACAAAGAAACATGGTGGTTACCATGATGGACAATTGCAGTCAGTCACTATGCGAACTGTCACTGGTTACTGTGTTGGCACAGTCTGGAGACTGTCCCAACAGTGGCACAGCTTGGACAGCTTGTCCCAACAGCTTGGCACAGTCAAGCAGCCTACTTTCAGGAACTTGGGAAAATGGCAAAACTGCCTGGAAATTTTCAAAGGCTTTGAAGGTGttacataaaacataaagaacagTGTCAAGTACATAATGCATATCACATGACAAGTGAGTGGAAAAACTCCCAATGACGCGAGGGAAGATGTGGAAGAAATACTGACAGAGAAGGTGGTAGAACCCACAAATAAAGACCTAGAAGAGATAGCCAAACAAGGCACTGAAGTCAGTGATGATGAGGATGGTGATGAAAATCACTCTACCACTGAATGAGTCGCCTTTCTCGCAGCAGCCAGATATCAGAAattctactttggaaaaatgttccatgACATAAAAGAATGTGACCCAATGGTTGAATGAAGCCTCATGCAATTTTTCAAGCCACTTCACAAAAGGAAACTGCTGATGTCAACAAATGACAAGAGTCAAATTCCTGAGGTAGAACTGATACCCCACACTCACTGTCTTCCTCTTCTGCAGAATAAATACCATCAACTATGCCAAGGTCAAGAGGTTTCTTCGGAGTGCACTGCTCTATCACCACATATCCAACAACTCTATCAAAATTAGTTTTAGTTAATGTCAATCTTTGattaattttaaccttttttctgGACTTTCTTCGCATGACTGTACAGTATAACACAGTGTATGTGTTCACATTACTGTTTACTGTGTTTATTGTGTGTGAATACTAAATTATGTATACTTTCTGTGTGTATCACTGAGTTAAAGCAGTATAGTAACAGACTAAGTTACACAAAATGatgtaattgaaatatttttattataaggaaatactgcatataatttatttctagggaacatgtattaaataaatgtcttttaagcagaaaaaaaaattccataatgGGTTACGCATTgattggttgatgaaaatgtgaacagaggctcacaggaacctagGAGCAATGGCTCAGTATTCACCAATTCAGTGTTTGTGATCAATGTATAGAATACAACTACAATGAATAACAAGAATTgactctgtgcgtgtgtgtgcgtgtgcatattTAAGTATTTCATGACTCAGGCCTCTACATCTCTCACAAATATTTATGCTCAAGGGTAAAAATCACAATGTTTtcgaataaagaaaattaaaaaaaaaaaacaaaagctagcAGCAGAGCTGCCTTCAATGGTCCAACTCTCCTGACTACGGGtatataataaacacataaaggaGATGAGGTATTTTTCATCTCTCATCCCCCCCAtatccccaccacccccccaatgACAAATGATCACAAGCTTGGCAGGGAAATTAGAAGCCAtacacacattttgttttcctttcttttctagatCTCCTTCACTATGTCTCATTGTACTTTTAAGATACTGTTGATATGGTTCTGTAGTATAAACGTGGGAAGAATTCTTGACATTTTTCCTAAATGCATAACCACTGGGTCTCTCTTCTGGGTCAATCTCAGGGGTAGTTAAAGCCCTAGGCTTGGTCAATTTCTAAGACGACCTTTGAGAGGACCTGCCACAAAGAAACTTTCACAGGGATGACAATTATGGTGTTTCTCTTCAGTATGAATTATCAGATAGTAAAATACTTCTCTGgccaaaatgttttcctgaatagttatattcaaaagaaaaggtATTTCACCAGTACGAGTTCCTTAAAATTGAAGTAAATGACTTGCAAAGGCCTTTACACTCTGGTATGAATTTTTCGATGGTGAGTAAAGGATGAACTGTGGCTGAAGGTTTTTCCACATACACCACATTCaaagggtttctctccagtgtgagttcTCGTGTGTTGAGTTAAGGCAAAGTTGTCACAAAAGGCCTTCTTACAGTCTTTGCATTCATATGGTTTTTCTCCAGTGTGGATCCTATTATGACGAACAAAATTTGCCGGTTGGGTAAAGGCCTTCCCGCATTCTCTGCATACATAGGGCTTTTCGCCAGTGTGAATCCTCATGTGTCGAGTAAAGGAAGAACTAtagtaaaaagcttttgcacactGTTTACACTCCAAGGGTTTTTCTCCAGTGTGGGTCCTGTTATGTCGGATAAAAACCGAGTGGTGTGTAAAGGCCTTTCCACATTCACTGCATTCATAGGGCCTCTCACCAGTGTGAATCCTCATGTGCTGAATTAAAGAAGAGCTGTCACAAAAcgctttcccacattccttgcATTGAAAgggcttctctccagtatgagTCCTCTTATGCCGGACAAAAGTGGAGCGGTGAGTGAAGGCCTTTCCACATTCACTGCAcgcatagggtttctctccagtgtgaatccTCATGTGTTGAATAAAGGATGAGTTGAGGCAAAAAGCTTTTCCACATTCTTTGCACAGAAAGGGTTTTTCTCCTGTGTGGGTCATATTATGCTGGATAAAAGTGGAGCGGTGAGTAAAGGCCTTTCCACATTCACCGCACTCATAGAGTTTCTTTCCAGTGTGAATCCTCATGTGTTGAGCAAAGGAAGAGCTGTAGTagaaagctttcccacattctttgCACAAAAAGGGCTTTTCTCTAGTGTGCGTCATATTATGCTGGATAAAAGAGGAGCGGTGGGTGAAAGCTTTACCGCATTCTTTGCACTCATAGGGCTTATCTCCAGTGTGAATGCGCTGGTGCTCTGTGAGGTGAGACCTGCGTTtgaaggccttcccacactcCACACACTTGTATGGTTTTTCCCCAGTATGAAACCTCGTATGTCGAATGAAGTCGGCCATATAACGACAGGCTTTCCCACATTCGCTGCATTTATAGGGCTTCACTCCAGCATGAATCTGTTGATGCCGAACAAGGGCCCAATTCTTGCTAAACCCTTTTCCACATTCTTTGCATTTATACAGGTTATTCCTTGCATCGGTCACAGGGTCTTTTCTGGGTCCTTGGCAATCATGTTCATGTAGATCATCTTGTATAGTGACTCGCTCCTGTAAAATGGTTAAACACAAACTATCATCTGTCTCCAAATCATCATGTTTATGGCTCAACTTCCTAGGGCATGTCTCCTCGTGGGGGTCTGTTCCTGGCCTCAAGTTTCCTTCCTGCATTTCTGATAGCTTTTCCCGATCCCTGGCTTGCCCCAACCTGGAATCCCTCGAGGCTCCCTGTGTCATTTGTTCCTCAAAAGGGGCTTCCTCAGTGAAGGCCAGCTGAGAAGCAGTAAACTCTGTGGTCTCAGGTTTTGCTTTTTCACCTGAAGGAAATCCAATACAGAAAGGTGTCTATTAGCGATGTCAATGCAGAGCAAATAAAATTACCATCTGAGTGGAAGAATGAAGATGAAATCAAATCCTTCTGACGCCTGTGGCATTTACACATCTATCACGCTCAGGTTTACAATTTCTTTCTTCGCTAACCCACGCACTCTTGACATCTTTAAAAGCTAACCCAGGAAGAAAAACTTGGGCACGGCATAGAGAATGCGGAGTGGAGACGACTCCTCACTCCCCAGAAtggaggagggtgggcagagCAATGACTACACTGTGCATGACGACTGCGCCCTAACACGTCATGGTATGACAGCACAGGGAAGGTACACATAACGTGGCCCAcgtgggagacagaaagagatcagTGGAGGCTACCCAGAAAAGGTTCTATGGGAGCTTATTTCCAGAGGAGAGTAGGGGCTCCCTGACAGAAATAGGAGAGAAACTGCAGTGGATGACAAAGTACAAGTGTGCAGTGTCTTGACAGAATGCTGAATGCCAGGCAAAGTGAGGAGGATGAGAGCACGGTGAAGATGAGGAtggagaggcaggtggggacagaggagacaCGAAAGCTCGCGGTTCTGGGCTGTGCGATAGTGGGGGATGGTGAGAAGCTAGCGGGTGGGCATACGGACTCTACTTTGTCTGGGTAAAGACTAGGTGAACAGATGCCAAATAGATATCATCTGGATGAAGAGAATTATAAATGTATCACATTAATGAAGATCTATGTGAAAAGGGAGATTAGTCATATAAAGTTCTCCTTAAATTCACCTACAAATTCTATACAACTTCAGATTAAGCGTTTAGCTTATAGAGTTTTTCAAGGACAGTGACAAGCTCATTGAGGAATTTATATAAAAGAACGAACACACCAGGATATCTCCACAGAAGAATAAAGCAGGGACATTTGCCCTTTGAGGAATTAGGATTATGATGATTAGATGCATCAAGGCAGTATGATGTAGGCATAGATTTAAGATAAACTGCCAAACtatcaaaggaaaaaacagaattgaGAACTCAGAAATGTACGTATATACTTTGATATATGACAGAAGTAGCAGAGCGGCCAATGGGAAAAGGAGGGACTATTCAATAAACGGATCTAGAGAAATCATTTGCCATATGAAATTGCATTCTTAACCTCACACCGCATAAAAAACTAACTCCAGACTGATTAAGACCTTACTGTCAGAAGCTCAACATTAACAGTTTTTAGTAAATAGTATAAATGAATATCTTTTAGATCTTGGCAAAGTGAAAGATTTCATAAGATACAAAAGCATTAACTGTAAAAGAAAAGACTAGTCAAATtgactaaatataattttttaaaaggcaaacaaGGGTGTCTAAACATCAGATAAAGTAAATGAGAAGAAGAGGGTCATTATAGAATGATAAAAAGATCAAAACACCAGGAAGATGTAACAATCCTAAAATGCATGCAACAAATATCAGAGCCTCAAATCAACCCAAAAACTGAgttcaaaggagaaataaacaaaaccacaattACAAGTGGAAAATTCAACACTCCACTTTTTCATCACAGAAGATACATATTGGCCAATGAACACataaaggggggcacctgggtggctcagttggttgggtatccagctcttgattttggctcacgtcgtgatcttgtggttcatgggatcgagccccgtgtcgagctctgtgctgaaacagagcctgcttgggattctctctctctctctctctctctctctctctctctctctctctgtgcccctccctggagCACAttctacccccctctctctcaaaaatggatgaatgcacattaaagaaaaaaaaatatgaagaggtGATCAACTTTCTTGGATATGAGGAAAGGGCAaaaagaccacaatgagataccatatATTTACCTGACTGAAAATAAGAACATGACAATATCaggtgttggaaaggatgtggatcCATGAAATCGTTATTATAATGCAGGTAAAGAAACAGCAGGGCAGCATCTAGTAACGTTCTCCTTTTGCTTACCTGATAATAATCGAAAAATTCTAGCCCTTGGGAACACTACTAAGAGAAATTCCTACACATGCATGAGGATATAGTGTATGTGAATTTTCATGGCAGCACTCTTTGTGGGtgtgaaaaactggaaacaagaaAATGCCCATGAAGATAAATGAATACACTGTGTTATATTCATGCAAAtgactacagaaaaaaaataagtgaactatATCAACGTGCCGGGTGAGTCTTAGCAATATACTGAATAAAAAGTACAAATCACATAAGACAATGTAAACTATGATATGCTTTTTataacattcaaataaaaaagcaaaatatacacaAGTAcaatgaagtaattttttaaatttgttttgagaaCATCAGTTTATAATGGTATTATAAAAATGTGTGCATGGGATACAcgaacccctatgtttataccagtattatttacaatagccaaggtatggaagcatccatcgactgatgaatacataaagaagatgaaatacacaaacacacacacacacacacacacacacacacacacacaa
The sequence above is a segment of the Leopardus geoffroyi isolate Oge1 chromosome E2, O.geoffroyi_Oge1_pat1.0, whole genome shotgun sequence genome. Coding sequences within it:
- the ZNF599 gene encoding zinc finger protein 599 — protein: MAAPALALVSFEDVAVTFTGEEWRQLDLAQRTLYQEVMLETCGLLVSLGHPVPKPELIYPLEPGQELWTGKRGVSKSTYTGEKAKPETTEFTASQLAFTEEAPFEEQMTQGASRDSRLGQARDREKLSEMQEGNLRPGTDPHEETCPRKLSHKHDDLETDDSLCLTILQERVTIQDDLHEHDCQGPRKDPVTDARNNLYKCKECGKGFSKNWALVRHQQIHAGVKPYKCSECGKACRYMADFIRHTRFHTGEKPYKCVECGKAFKRRSHLTEHQRIHTGDKPYECKECGKAFTHRSSFIQHNMTHTREKPFLCKECGKAFYYSSSFAQHMRIHTGKKLYECGECGKAFTHRSTFIQHNMTHTGEKPFLCKECGKAFCLNSSFIQHMRIHTGEKPYACSECGKAFTHRSTFVRHKRTHTGEKPFQCKECGKAFCDSSSLIQHMRIHTGERPYECSECGKAFTHHSVFIRHNRTHTGEKPLECKQCAKAFYYSSSFTRHMRIHTGEKPYVCRECGKAFTQPANFVRHNRIHTGEKPYECKDCKKAFCDNFALTQHTRTHTGEKPFECGVCGKTFSHSSSFTHHRKIHTRV